One Manihot esculenta cultivar AM560-2 chromosome 18, M.esculenta_v8, whole genome shotgun sequence genomic window carries:
- the LOC110607780 gene encoding CBL-interacting serine/threonine-protein kinase 11 — protein MPPEIEQVAENALFGKYELGKLLGCGAFAKVYHARNIRTGQSVAIKIINKKKIANTTLMSNIKREISIMRRLNHPHIVKLYEVLASKTKIYFVMEFVKGGELFAKVAKGRFSEDLSRKYFQQLISAVAYCHARGVFHRDLKPENLLLDESGNLKVSDFGLSAVTDQIRTDGLLHTLCGTPAYVAPEILAKKGYDGAKVDIWSCGVILFVLTAGYLPFNDPNLMVMYKKIYKGEFRCPKWMSPDLKRFLSRVLDTNPQTRITVDEILKDPWFKRGGLKEIKFYDDYVGIDDTDKTDKQEPDVTNLNAFDLISFSSGLDLSGLFDDSYNAVEDGDRFVSSESPEKLVQKVEEFAKAERLRAKRKKEWAFEIEGRNGNFGMEVEVYRLTENLAVVEARRRGGEAGCFKQMWKNKLKPELSGLTVSQPGTQVAGNC, from the coding sequence ATGCCGCCGGAGATCGAACAAGTCGCCGAGAATGCCTTGTTTGGCAAATATGAGCTTGGTAAGCTTCTTGGATGCGGCGCCTTTGCCAAGGTTTATCACGCTAGAAATATCCGAACCGGCCAAAGTGTCGCCATTAAAATTATCAACAAGAAGAAAATCGCTAACACCACCTTAATGTCTAACATTAAGCGTGAGATCTCCATTATGCGCAGGCTCAACCACCCTCATATTGTTAAACTCTATGAAGTTTTGGCCTCCAAGACCAAGATTTATTTTGTTATGGAGTTTGTTAAAGGTGGAGAGTTGTTTGCCAAAGTCGCTAAAGGACGTTTTAGCGAGGATCTCAGCCGTAAATATTTTCAGCAGTTGATTTCCGCCGTCGCTTATTGCCATGCTCGCGGCGTTTTTCATCGAGATTTAAAACCTGAGAATCTTCTCCTCGATGAAAGTGGGAATTTGAAGGTTTCGGATTTCGGACTTAGTGCTGTAACCGATCAGATCCGAACCGATGGGCTTCTGCATACTCTTTGTGGAACCCCGGCGTATGTTGCGCCTGAGATTTTAGCAAAGAAAGGTTATGATGGTGCTAAGGTGGATATATGGTCATGCGGTGTCATCCTGTTTGTTTTAACCGCCGGTTATTTGCCGTTCAACGATCCGAATCTCATGGTCATGTATAAGAAAATCTACAAAGGCGAGTTTCGGTGTCCGAAATGGATGTCTCCGGATCTGAAACGCTTCTTATCTCGAGTTCTCGATACGAATCCTCAGACGAGAATAACGGTCGATGAGATCTTGAAAGATCCGTGGTTCAAGAGAGGAGGACTCAAAGAGATCAAGTTCTACGATGATTATGTTGGAATTGACGATACCGATAAGACCGATAAACAAGAACCGGATGTCACGAATTTGAACGCCTTCGACCTCATTTCTTTCTCATCCGGTTTGGATTTGTCCGGGTTGTTCGATGACTCGTACAACGCGGTGGAGGACGGTGACCGTTTCGTGTCTTCCGAGTCACCGGAAAAATTGGTCCAGAAAGTTGAGGAGTTCGCCAAGGCCGAGAGGCTGAGGGCGAAGAGAAAGAAAGAGTGGGCCTTCGAGATTGAAGGACGAAACGGTAATTTTGGTATGGAGGTTGAAGTTTACCGGTTAACGGAAAATCTGGCAGTTGTGGAGGCCAGGAGAAGAGGTGGTGAAGCTGGATGCTTTAAACAGATGTGGAAGAACAAGCTTAAGCCCGAGCTTAGTGGGTTAACCGTTAGTCAACCAGGAACTCAGGTCGCCGGTAACTGTTAG